A segment of the Leptolyngbya sp. NIES-3755 genome:
CAGCGTCGATTTATAAACATAGGGCGTTTTTGCTGCGATGAACTTCTCAAATAAATCCACAACCGTCAGTTTCCCCCCAGCACGATCGCCTCGGTACTTCCGTAAAGTAGGGTCAAAAAGCTGATTCACGATATCGCGCTCAATCAGTTTGGCTTGCAGTTCTGCGATCGCACGATTGGCTTTCGTATCGGGTAGCTCGATCGCAATTTCAAATCGTTTTCCATTTCCCCCCAATTCGACTGACCAAGACCAGCGAAGATAGAGGCGATCATCATTGGAACGGAGCTACTGTGCCTTTTGGCGCTTTTGAAGAGGTCATTGGGGGGAATCTCGATTGGCGTGACGACAGGATGACTTTCCCCCCAATTCTCCCCCAGTAAACCTCCCAAATCGCCCTAAATCGTCCCTCGCAAAAGACGCTCCAAAGGGAGAAAATTCTCACTAAAAAACCGTACAATCCTTAGACTGTACGGTTTTCGTTGATCGGAGCGGCGGGATTTGAACCCACGACCCCTACTACCCCAAAGTAGAAAGCCAGAGTTTGAAGTTAGCTTGCTGTCTAACTTCCACCATTCTTCATAACAAATGCACCAATTTTGCACCAGTTTATAAATGTGAAGTGATAGCAAATCTCAACCTCCCGCTCAACAACAGCACTACTTAATCTTTGCAAAAGATAGAGCTATTATACGCTGTAGCCGTTGAGAGTAGCATCAACAAGACACCAACGCGAAAACAACATCTGTTTGAATTCCTGGTTCTACAATTCAGTATTTGCGTCATGAAAATTTATAAAATTCTAGAGAACTTAATAATCTAACTTTGCTGCACTAGAATTCTGTGAAATTTAAAGTTCGTAGGATTTGCAGTGTCAGACATTCTGAAGATTGCAAATTTCTTTCGTATGTGAGGTCTTTTTCTTCTAGAACTTAGATGCTGAGTAAGTTTCAATATTCATGACAGGGAAGACTTGATAGGAATTCAACGAGTACGGAAATGTTCTATTACCTCTATATACGAACGCAAGATTCGCTTGAGACGCTCAATCCTCTTAGATGTAAAGAAGTCGCCGTGTAGAAAGCAGCCTAGCTCTATGAGTTCTCTTTTTCGATTTGCACTGAGTACCGCGATTTGATTATGTAGAGAAAAGCCAGCAGCTAAATCAGCAGGGGCAATGCCAGAAACTTCTATGGGACGACGATTGAGGTCTAGATCCTGCAAGCGATGCATGAGGTAACGCACTGCTCGGTATGCAGTGCGTTTTACCTCAAATGATTGGTCAGGATAATCAATT
Coding sequences within it:
- a CDS encoding putative integrase (similar to AA sequence:cyanobase_aa:PCC7424_3943), with product MGGNGKRFEIAIELPDTKANRAIAELQAKLIERDIVNQLFDPTLRKYRGDRAGGKLTVVDLFEKFIAAKTPYVYKSTLIKYRGLLTHLRKFFKSKAVVSVGEAEAITFRDC